The following coding sequences are from one Ornithodoros turicata isolate Travis chromosome 1, ASM3712646v1, whole genome shotgun sequence window:
- the LOC135388711 gene encoding uncharacterized protein LOC135388711, translating into MARSRKGQPASQQCDKPKVADSEDDGEGNENPGPDIQCEICRRWVFLDETPFDDMDAAVKSPFKCRICTMMDVSREILLAKIEEEKQARLRVEEQLSALRSEYTVLETRLLQTNERSQVNQTTDDEQQRKDLAEEVKAIQIQLAKYQDDRVTPEQLRQAEQVWTKRAEDEEQKRNSLEKKVQTLRNACCKCMIAIGETHTNDEQQPHTNASKEGKNEPIQGMQVGANEDPEKDEQAMNPQKVQLHSNFGEFLEEASKYQSAVVQPRSKRRLSTHHKTLEETTLPVEDGDAQPAHTSQDRAESHKLDRQVIIAGDSNIQRTKSPTLAGVDHDKRVEVIGIPGASISEILEQIEQRLKKDTKKNLVIIHAGLVDILNDAENQTVITDLRNKLKQWLPEFPNTLWEVCPIPKGTGDPSLDNLIPTICELNEDLENMCNELGHNISYVDPSWHLRECLNGGFQGIHLSRDGSHILGNWFARKVNVFFGPATAISTEEMERTDQSAGQQMERASQLAGQQMERASQLAGKQMGRANQLAGQQTGPIQGPLQTDQPDTDDTPEREEVAAAQNILDVTTCQENGVKRRSEKRRLQQQRRRRKKGRRGTQRREHLKIAFLNIQGGRQERKWLEMTEVLHSEKLAAFMVAETHLRDDETPPTINGFAWEGLNRVGGERRGGGIGFLGSTARPWRRFKQNCSEHMWIETTLNKRKLAIAGVYWWTGAQEEKNITMAKCLEKDIEDLKKTHDIMILGDFNAHLEELDGRLDKNGQRLLNIAENHDLIIANLTVPINAPYTWTQ; encoded by the coding sequence ATGGCGAGGTCGCGGAAAGGACAGCCCGCGTCACAGCAATGTGACAAACCGAAAGTAGCGGATAGCGAAGATGATGGTGAAGGAAATGAGAATCCAGGTCCCGATATCCAGTGTGAAATATGCCGGCGTTGGGTCTTCCTGGACGAAACACCATTTGATGACATGGACGCAGCGGTCAAGTCTCCTTTTAAGTGCAGAATATGCACCATGATGGATGTAAGTAGGGAGATCCTACTAGCAAAAATAGAGGAGGAAAAACAAGCCAGACTAAGAGTGGAGGAACAGTTATCCGCCCTCAGAAGTGAGTACACTGTGCTGGAGACCCGCCTGCTACAGACAAATGAAAGATCACAGGTGAACCAGACCACTGATGATGAGCAACAAAGAAAAGACTTGGCTGAGGAGGTGAAAGCAATACAGATACAGCTCGCCAAGTACCAGGATGATAGAGTGACCCCAGAACAACTTCGACAAGCAGAACAAGTATGGACAAAGCGAGCAGAGGATgaagagcaaaaaagaaactctCTGGAGAAAAAGGTCCAGACCTTAAGAAATGCATGTTGCAAATGCATGATCGCAATAGGGGAGACCCACACAAATGATGAACAGCAACCCCACACAAATGCATCCAAGGAGGGTAAGAATGAACCAATACAGGGGATGCAAGTGGGGGCTAATGAGGACCCCGAGAAAGACGAACAGGCTATGAACCCCCAGAAAGTGCAGCTGCACTCAAACTTTGGAGAGTTCCTAGAAGAGGCCTCAAAATACCAGTCGGCGGTGGTTCAACCCAGAAGTAAGAGGAGGCTTAGCACCCATCACAAGACCCTGGAGGAAACGACACTCCCTGTCGAGGACGGAGATGCACAGCCTGCACATACAAGTCAAGACCGAGCGGAAAGTCACAAACTAGACAGACAAGTCATAATTGCAGGTGACTCGAACATACAAAGGACAAAGAGCCCTACCCTGGCTGGAGTGGACCACGACAAAAGAGTAGAAGTAATAGGGATACCAGGCGCTAGCATATCAGAGATCCTAGAACAGATCGAACAAAGGCTAAAGAAAGACACAAAAAAGAACCTTGTAATCATCCATGCAGGGTTAGTGGATATCCTGAATGATGCCGAAAACCAAACAGTGATAACAGACCTGCGGAACAAGCTGAAACAATGGCTCCCAGAGTTCCccaatactctttgggaagtaTGCCCAATACCAAAAGGAACAGGTGATCCTAGCCTCGACAACTTGATACCCACCATATGCGAACTGAATGAAGACTTGGAGAACATGTGCAACGAATTGGGACACAACATTAGCTATGTTGACCCCTCGTGGCACCTACGTGAGTGCCTGAATGGAGGTTTTCAGGGAATACACCTATCCAGGGATGGCAGCCACATACTTGGAAACTGGTTTGCACGTAAAGTAAATGTTTTTTTTGGGCCTGCGACGGCAATCTCAACCGAGGAAATGGAGAGAACGGACCAATCGGCAGGacaacagatggagagagcaaGCCAGTTGGCGGGacaacagatggagagagcaaGCCAGTTGGCAGGAAAACAGATGGGGAGAGCAAACCAGTTGGCAGGACAACAGACGGGACCCATACAGGGACCTTTACAGACTGATCAACCAGACACTGACGACACTCCAGAGAGAGAGGAGGTGGCCGCCGCCCAGAACATACTAGATGTGACGACCTGCCAAGAGAACGGAGTGAAAAGGAGGAGTGAAAAGAGACGTTTACAACAGCAGAGACGACGGCGAAAGAAGGGGAGAAGGGGGACGCAAAGACGAGAACACTTAAAGATAGCCTTTTTGAACATACAAGGTGGACGCCAGGAGAGGAAATGGCTGGAAATGACTGAAGTGTTACACAGTGAGAAATTAGCAGCCTTCATGGTGGCAGAGACTCATTTACGTGATGACGAAACTCCACCAACCATCAACGGTTTTGCATGGGAAGGGTTGAACAGAGTAGGAGGGGAACGAAGAGGGGGAGGAATTGGTTTTCTGGGATCAACAGCAAGACCGTGGCGAAGATTTAAACAAAATTGCAGTGAGCATATGTGGATTGAGACCACACTAAACAAAAGGAAACTAGCAATAGCTGGTGTGTACTGGTGGACTGGTGCACAAGAAGAGAAAAATATCACTATGGCCAAGTGCCTAGAGAAGGACATAGAGGACCTCAAGAAAACGCATGACATCATGATCCTTGGTGATTTTAATGCACACCTGGAAGAGCTTGATGGTCGCCTCGACAAGAACGGCCAGAGGTTACTGAACATCGCAGAGAATCATGACTTGATAATAGCCAACCTGACCGTCCCCATCAACGCCCCGTATACATGGACACAATAA